The stretch of DNA GCACTGGGTGAGCAGACCACAGTGGGCTTCTCTTTTGAGCTAACAATAGCAGACCTAAGAGTGGAGTTCAAACGAATGGGTACAAGATTACAACTGACAACACACCTGAAATCATCCTCACAGTCCCTCACTCCTCCCCCTTTTCTTTCCCTGTCTCAGGTGGTTGAGGGAGCTGCTCATCAGGTCTATGTTGATCAGCCTGAGGAGTTCAGAGTTGTGTAAACCATCTGTGATAATGTAGACTGAGACTGAGTGATTGCGTGTGTGTGACTAATTTAACAATGCTGCTTAATTTTATTTATATAATACAGCCTACTGTGTGAGTTTTGTTGGCAGAAGCTGATTAGCTCAGTGCCAACCACTATAGGCTTTTTAAAAAGTTTTCCTTTTCAAGAGGCTTGACATGTCATGACATGTCATGAGTCACGACTGACAATAAGACCACCATTATAGTATCTTGACTTTATTATGAAGGGGTTGACTTATGACTGCCAATGTCATGTGTTTTAATGAACTAATGAATATGAAAAAGGCCAAATAAATGTAGAAAGATGTGATTTGTACATTACAGTTTATGTATGTGTATGAGGGAGTGTGTTCATAATTGTGCATGATGTCAACCTGAACACTTACATGATTAAAATATCAACTCTTTCATAACATGTACTTGGGTAAACCTGTTGCTGTCACTCTaccaattctctctctctatctctctctcacacacacacacacacacacacacacacacacacagaataaggACAAAGTATTGAAGTGGAATTAATTTACTCACAtagtataaaaaaatgtaaatagcaCACAAATACAATACActattaaaacagttacagattaCATGCTGTTTGTGAAAAACGTGTGTAGCTGCCATTTCAGCATTTTTGTCATAAACCTCTACCTTGGGTGcttcatttagttcagttctaATTGTGTACTTAATATTGAGATGCAGAAGTGCAAAAAAACAGAACATCTGATGTTAATACAAAACCTGGATCCAAAAACCATGGGATGGAGCAGATTTAACTTGGCTTCCTAATACTGATTTGTTCATCCAGTTCAAATAGAAAGACTTTTAGACATTCACACTacacgcacaattggcatagcgtcgtccgggttagggagggtttggccggtagggatatccttgtctcagtatgtaaaatgtaataaaatgtatgcactctactgtaagtcgctctggataagagcgtctgctaaattactaaaatgtaatgtaaatgtaaatgtagtgcattttttaattttacctttatttaactaggcaagtcagttaagaacaaattcttattttcattgacggcctaggaacagtgggttaactgccttgttcaggggcagaacgacagatttttaccttctcagctcagggattcaatcttgcaaccttttggttactagtccaacgctctatccgctaggctacctgctgcagaAGCATGAATATGTGTTTGAAAGAACTGATCTCTTAAAATCCATAACAATGTTTATAAATTAATAATAGCACCAAATTATTTGATAATTGTGCAGTGTTAGTTAACACAAAGCCCTTCTAATAAGTGATAAATAATAGCTGAGATAAATCTGATGGTGTCATAGATAGGGTATAATGTTCTGTCAACATAACATGCAACACATTCTGTATAAGGTATTATTGCTGCACTGTACAGTATGCTGAGCAAACATTATTGTTCCCATGTGTCATATAACTAACGGGTGCTCTGTTCAGTAGGTATGCTTCAATTCCTAATATTAGTCTTGTAAAGGCTGCAATCATTCGTTTAGCCACTTTTCAAGGCACATTATGCAGGTCCAATCTGATTTTGAGAGGGAGGAATGGAAACATTTGTGACAACATGACTATTGAAAATGCTTGTCTTGCATGGTGTATGGTTTTCCTGTCTCACAAGCTGTACTTTCGAACATCATATTTGACTCAACAGCAACACCAGCGCTCTGGTAGGGGGAAAAGGAAGGGAGATGATTTCTTCTGACCTCCATAGTGATTATGCCTCAATAGCCAAGCAGACCGAGAGGTCTATGATGTCTGAAGACTTATTTCTCCTTCACGTTGATGTCAGCAACACCATGAACCTGTGTGAGCTGTTTACAGTCCAGTGAAGCCAACAGTTTCCTGAGTCCAGGCAGGGTGGGGACAAAGACCTCCGTCTGAACCACAGTGGCGCGACTGGCCACGTCACTGAGAGATATAACAGAGACACTCAGTATTGCGCTTGTTCAAAACATGAAGGAAGATTGACTACATGCACCACAGATTGACAGAGAGTATAGTGTCATACAGAATGATGTTGTGTTCAGATGAACTCATAGGCATGTTTTGCTGATGTTAcactcagggttggggtcaattttaCAAATTCAATTCTAATTAAATTCTCTCTCCCTGTAAATTCCATTTAAATCGATTCAAATCCCAGGTCAGTCTTTGAATTCAGAGATAATTCAAGTCCTCTGAATTACAATGTTAGGTAAGTTCCAAGAATTGAATTCCCAATTCAATGTTATCCCCAACAGttccacaaattccaatttgaATTCAATTCCCTCAGGCTTTCAGGCTTCAGACAGTCTAGCTGTACTGGAAATATAGGAATACAGCTTGAAATGATTAAAAACAAATCCTAGGGTCAATTTGTTGAAACTACGTCCATTAATTCCCTTAACTGGGAAATGTAAATATATAGAATTCCAATTCAATTACATTCCAAagattaaatgttttacaattcCAATTAAATTCCTATTCAAAAAGTTAAAACAGTATAATTCCAATTCCATAATTTCAAGTGTTATTCAGTGTAAATTCTCCACTTCATGAGTGAATTCAagaattgaattggaatttcaaATGACATTGgatttgaccccaaccctggttacaGGACATTTGTATATGCCCATGTGATGAATGGAGTGACAAAGAGATATGGCAAGCAGAATGTATGTGAACATAGTTTCTCACCCAACAGTGATCTGTCGAACACTCTGCAGGCCCAGCCCCTCTACACGGAACACCACTCCCTTCAGTGTGCATGGCAGAGGGTTGGTGAAGGAGATCTCAGCCGCCATCTTTTCCCCCACCACAGCCTCCCCTACTGGCTAGGAGGGAAAAGTATATGGAAACCTTATCATTACAGAACATCTCTGGATTATGTTGTCAACAGACAATAttcagatggacagacagacacaaatatGGATGCTGTGGATGAGATTTATGGAGATATTCATTCATTCTGTTTCTGCTTACCTTAATGATGAGGTCAGGGGTGCGGAGGCGGAAGCTGAACTGAGTTGCCAGAACCTGCTGTGTCTCACTGACCCTGCCCGACAGGGTCAGCATCAGAGCAGCCTGGTCCACAAGCTGGTCCTGGTAGTTCTGGTACTGAAGGATCCACTCCAGGTTCTTCACTGTTAGGAGAGGGAGGCAGGACTAGGGTGAAAAAAACCTGGACATGCAATGAATAACTCTGTCTGACTGAACATCACTGATATATGTAACACAAGACATTTCCCAGTGGCTCACCTTCATTGGGTAGCAGCTCCACAGGAGTTTGGTCCTTCTTGACAGTAGCCTTGACCACACCAGTGTAGTACATCACTGCCACCTGGCTGTGGAGGTTGATAGTGCGTGGTAGAGAACTAGTGTTGCGCATGACAATGGTCAGTTCTGCATCTCCCCCCATGCGTGGCCCCTCCCCATCCATGGTCACCTCTATGGATACATCCtgagcgatgggagaggagtagGCATCTGGTTTGGAGCCATAGCGACTTGCAGTCTCCACAGCAATGCGTTCCTCCTCTGTGCCTGGAGAGAATAACAATAAGAAAAAATAGAATAGATATTAACCTCTGGGTTCTTATACAGGAGTCTGCTTGTATAGGTATGGCAATGGAACTATGATATGCAATGCTACCCAGTGCTTGTTAATGTTTGTACAGCTATGTGAAGCTACCTTCTGGGTGCTTGTAAAGGTCTGTGATGTCATTGCGTTCATCGGAGCCTACAGCCTTGGTGCTGATACAGTGGCCCACTGCGTTTTTCTCACTGTGGATCTGGGTGAAGGTGCCATCCAGGTTCCTCTGCCAGTAGATCTTATCACTGTTCACCTACAGTACAggtacagcagagagagagaggtagagatggttGAGATGGAGCACATCTGAGACTAGGGGCAAGTGAGGTCATCACTGTGCGTCTGAGAGAAAGGAAGGGAGAAGACACACTAGAGACCCACCTCAGCAAAGACGAATGGTGAGTCATGCTTCAGGAACACTTGTCCGTTACGGATGGCATTGACGGAGGCGGGGCCACAGCGGTATGTGCCCTGACTGGTCTCCTGGGGGGTGGAGTCTACTACCTGCCAGCCGCCATAACCAGGTGGCAAGTCTGGACGAGCCATCCAACAGTCGTTCCACACATGGAAGTTCCTAAAGCAGGAATGGGTTATAATTAGATGTAACCTAGTAAATCCACATTGTATTTACATAAGTGGTGTGTGATGACATGACCAAGATGATGTAGTACTGAATGATACCATGAGTAAGAGAGTATGATTATGTTCTACTCGCCAGATGGAGTCAGAGTTGAGGTGATCTATAGACTCCAACTTCTCATCGAAGTACACGTCTGTTGTCAAGGAGACATCTGTGTCGTGGGCGGAGTTGAAGTTGGACACACTACGGGAGGGAATGCCCAAACACCTCAACACTGGAAGAGATTGGAGGGTGAGAGGTTAGGGGTCAATGCATAGCAACATGGCACTCAAGTTTCCCTCAGATAAGTCATTTGATTTATCCAAAGACATACAAACACACCTGTGGTGGTGACCCCAGAGAAGACCCAGCACTGGCCATATCTGACCGGTGCGCCTCCGTCCTTATGGTACATTTTCAGGATGTCAACACTGCCACTCCAGGATGTAGGGGAAGTCCCGCCCACATAGTTCCCTGACCAGTTCCCCTCCAGGATCCCACAGTCATCTGGGGAGTTGATCTGGGATAAAGGAGAGTACAGGTTCACTTTGGATTCAGTTTAGAGTTGGAATAATGAGGTGCCAGTTTGGTTGGACATTGGTTGGACTTAGAGGCGAGGTTAGAGGTGATACTGTGAAGTTCTAAAGTGTAGGCCCTGTGTTTGCGAGGAGGACTCACCATGGCTGAAATGACTCTCACCACGTTGACAGAGTCTCCCCAGCCTGAGGGGGGGGTCGCACTCTTCTCCAAAGCATAAAGACAGGCATCCAGGATCCCCTTGTCAAactgagaaatagagagggagacatgaaaggagagagagaagcagggtcAATGATAGAAAGATGTTAGTTAGGTCTGTCCTACTCAGGACATTTTCCCATCAACTGACTTATAATCTTCATGTTCCTTCACCTGTCCATAGTTCCACGTTCTTGAACCAATCTGGTTCTCTGTGCCGTAGTAGAGCCTTCCAACATCATTCAGGATATACTCGTTCTTCTCATCGCCATTGTCCATGTACACTGTGTCATCTGacggagaagaagagagaggttaAATCCAGTTGTTCAAAAGGAAAATAATTCCATTGTGTGATGTCATCAGCCTGAAATGAGGGTGAAGACTATGGAGAGTCTCTGAGCTTACACTGTTAGAAAATAAACAGTGCTATCTAGAATCTAAAAAGGTTAttcggctgttcccataggagaaccctttgtagaaacctttttggttccaggtagaacccttttgaggtCCATGTAGAATCATTTCGACAGAGGGTTctacccttttggaacccttttttctaagagtataggGTTGGCTGAGGACAGGGACAAGCTCTCTTTGTATTATcggctataaaaagccaactgacatttgctcctgaggtgctgacttgttgcaccctcggcaactactgtgattattatatttgaccatgctggtcatttatgaacatttgaacatcttggccatgttctgttataatctccacccagcacagccagaggactggccacccctcatagcctggttcctctctaggtttcttcctaggttttggcctttctagggagtttttcctatccaccgtgcttctacacctgcattgcttgctgtttggggttttaggctgggtttctgtacagtactttgagatatcaggtgatgtaagaagggctatataaatacatttgatttgatttgtattagCTAATTTacttcttccttctctctctctctctctctctctctctctctctctctctcctctctctcctctcctctctctctctctctctctctctctctctctctctctcctctctctctctctctcctctctctctctctctctctctctctctctctcctctctctctctctctctctctctctctctcctctctctctctctctctctcctcctctctctctctctctctctctctcctctctctctctctctcctcttctctcctctctctctcaaaggcaacctgcctaaatgactacagactcgtagcactcacgttcgcagccatgaagtgctttgaaaggttggtaatggctcacatcaacaccattatcccagaaaccctagacccactccaatttgcataccgcccaaacagacccacagataatgcaatctctattgcactccacactgccctttcacacctggacaaaaggaacacttgtgtgagaatgctattcattgactacaggtcagcgttcaacaccatagtgccctaaaagctcatcaataagctaaggaacctgggactaaacaccaccctctgcaactggatcctggacttcctgacgggccgcccccaggtggtaacacatcggccacgctgatcctcaacactggagctcctcaggggtgcatgctcagtcccctcctgtactccctgttcacccacggttgcatggccaggcacgactccaacaccatcattaagttttgcagacgacacaacagtggtaggcctgatcaccgacaacgatgagacagcatatatggaggaggtcagagatctggccgGGTGGCGCCAAaataacaacctttccctcaacataaccagactaaggagatgattgtggactacaggaaaaggaggaacgagcacacccccattctcatcgacggggctgtagtggagcaggttgagagcttcaagttccttggtgtccacatcaacagcaAACTAgagtggtccaaacacaccaagacagtcgtgaagaaggcacaacaaaacctattccccctcaagaaactaaaaagatttcACATGGGTCTTGAGAtcctgcaacatcgagagcatcctgactggttgcatcactgcctggtacggcaattactCGGCCTCTGatcacaaggcactacagagggtagtgcgtacgacccagtacatcactggggctaagctgcctgccatccaggacctctacaccaggcggtgtc from Salvelinus fontinalis isolate EN_2023a chromosome 5, ASM2944872v1, whole genome shotgun sequence encodes:
- the LOC129855316 gene encoding protein-glutamine gamma-glutamyltransferase K-like — protein: MPVETPSVRNTSTVGRFPSVTLGLGKDEEPEKNTEEGGCRQWLRKICPCCCQRPSKDDDIADKVVTGIDDADKLLGNGDKAVTNGSNLEELLLMVRSIDLMKKKKGQNRVEHHTDRYYGDGLIIRRGQIFMMWLDLSRPYNSNTDKLHLELRTGPLPTVAKGTHVIIPLVEELEDDRWEAKIVQRDGNRLKLSINSPPTAVIGRYQLTVATQSPKGETTSTHDPGNDICMLFNPWCKDDTVYMDNGDEKNEYILNDVGRLYYGTENQIGSRTWNYGQFDKGILDACLYALEKSATPPSGWGDSVNVVRVISAMINSPDDCGILEGNWSGNYVGGTSPTSWSGSVDILKMYHKDGGAPVRYGQCWVFSGVTTTVLRCLGIPSRSVSNFNSAHDTDVSLTTDVYFDEKLESIDHLNSDSIWNFHVWNDCWMARPDLPPGYGGWQVVDSTPQETSQGTYRCGPASVNAIRNGQVFLKHDSPFVFAEVNSDKIYWQRNLDGTFTQIHSEKNAVGHCISTKAVGSDERNDITDLYKHPEGTEEERIAVETASRYGSKPDAYSSPIAQDVSIEVTMDGEGPRMGGDAELTIVMRNTSSLPRTINLHSQVAVMYYTGVVKATVKKDQTPVELLPNEVKNLEWILQYQNYQDQLVDQAALMLTLSGRVSETQQVLATQFSFRLRTPDLIIKPVGEAVVGEKMAAEISFTNPLPCTLKGVVFRVEGLGLQSVRQITVGDVASRATVVQTEVFVPTLPGLRKLLASLDCKQLTQVHGVADINVKEK